One Campylobacter pinnipediorum subsp. caledonicus genomic window carries:
- the rpsL gene encoding 30S ribosomal protein S12: protein MPTINQLVRNERKKVTYKSKSPALKECPQRRGVCTRVYTTTPKKPNSALRKVAKVRLTSGFEVISYIGGEGHNLQEHSIVLVRGGRVKDLPGVKYHIVRGALDTAGVAKRTVSRSKYGAKRPKEAKK from the coding sequence GTGCCAACCATAAATCAATTGGTCAGAAATGAACGTAAGAAGGTGACTTACAAGTCAAAATCACCTGCACTTAAAGAGTGCCCTCAAAGAAGAGGAGTTTGCACGAGAGTTTATACAACTACTCCTAAAAAGCCAAACTCAGCTCTTAGAAAAGTTGCCAAAGTTAGATTAACTAGTGGCTTTGAAGTTATTAGCTATATAGGCGGAGAAGGCCACAACCTACAAGAACACTCAATAGTTCTAGTTCGTGGTGGTAGGGTTAAAGACTTACCGGGTGTTAAGTATCACATCGTTCGTGGTGCATTAGACACAGCTGGTGTAGCAAAAAGAACAGTTTCTCGCTCTAAATATGGTGCTAAACGCCCTAAAGAAGCTAAGAAGTAA
- the rpsG gene encoding 30S ribosomal protein S7, with translation MRRRKAPVREVLPDPIYANKVITKFINSLMYDGKKSVATEIMYGAIKAIEKKGADLKGIDVFNDAIENVKPIMEVKSRRVGGATYQVPIEVRPARQQALAIRWIITFARKRSERTMIEKLANELFDAANSKGASFKKKEDTYKMAEANKAFAHYRW, from the coding sequence ATGAGAAGAAGAAAAGCCCCTGTAAGGGAAGTTTTACCTGATCCGATTTATGCAAATAAAGTAATTACTAAATTTATCAACTCGCTTATGTATGATGGAAAAAAAAGTGTAGCTACTGAAATAATGTATGGTGCTATAAAAGCTATAGAAAAAAAAGGTGCTGATTTAAAAGGTATAGATGTATTTAATGACGCTATCGAAAATGTTAAACCTATAATGGAAGTTAAATCTCGTCGTGTTGGTGGTGCTACATACCAAGTGCCAATCGAAGTTCGTCCAGCAAGACAACAAGCATTAGCTATTCGCTGGATAATAACTTTTGCTAGAAAAAGAAGCGAAAGAACTATGATAGAAAAACTTGCTAATGAGCTATTTGATGCTGCAAATTCAAAAGGTGCTTCATTTAAGAAAAAAGAAGATACATACAAAATGGCAGAAGCTAACAAAGCATTTGCTCATTATCGTTGGTAA
- a CDS encoding TetR/AcrR family transcriptional regulator, which produces MSISNKGQKRYDNFIQVGLELFLQNGYERTSLNDLVRKSGGSLASIYKFFTNKEGLFEAILDKKFSDFQENLEKSVKLKDTNNLDEYLYKFAISYIEIFYRIEVIELSRIVISETYKNPGLGRILYESIVSKSVNLLIQYFEREEIKSQLKDLELPISEEKESYTESETLAYKFCALIRDPFYTHTLWLGNKEIKSPTKKRKEMMAKNIVEIFLYGACKK; this is translated from the coding sequence ATGAGCATTTCAAACAAGGGTCAGAAGAGATATGATAATTTCATACAAGTAGGGCTTGAACTATTTTTACAAAACGGATATGAAAGAACTAGTTTAAACGACTTGGTTCGTAAAAGTGGTGGTTCACTTGCTAGTATATATAAATTTTTTACAAACAAAGAAGGCCTTTTTGAGGCTATACTAGATAAAAAATTTAGTGACTTCCAAGAAAATCTTGAAAAAAGTGTAAAATTGAAAGACACTAATAATTTAGATGAATATTTATATAAATTTGCTATTAGCTACATAGAAATTTTTTATAGGATAGAAGTTATAGAACTTTCTAGAATTGTCATTAGTGAAACATATAAAAATCCTGGACTTGGGAGAATTTTATATGAAAGCATTGTATCAAAGAGTGTAAACCTTTTAATACAATACTTTGAAAGAGAAGAGATAAAATCACAATTAAAAGACCTAGAGCTTCCGATATCGGAAGAAAAAGAATCTTATACAGAGAGCGAAACACTTGCTTATAAGTTTTGTGCATTAATAAGAGATCCTTTTTACACACATACACTTTGGCTTGGAAATAAAGAGATAAAAAGCCCTACAAAAAAAAGAAAAGAGATGATGGCTAAAAACATAGTTGAAATTTTTTTATATGGAGCATGTAAAAAATAA
- a CDS encoding glutathionylspermidine synthase family protein has translation MIKLKKIQPLNNEFLEQIGFTWHTDEDNTSYVSDEIIQVEQYEAEAYYEATNELYDMFINAAEYVIENNLFHEVGIPFNLVELIKQSWENDVHWHLYGRFDLAGGLDGKPIKLIEFNADTPTAVFETAIIQWAMLKFNKMDEDLQFNDLYAGLVENFKRLVTLSEDTSEFDKFYEGWKILFSSVAGSIEDENTTKLLKNAATEAGFQTEFAYVDEVKFSDEDGIFKDDESYEYWFKLIPWEDIAIQEGELALILKNILQNQKAIVLNPAYTLLFQSKGILKILWDLYPNHPLLLQTSDKPLDGKKCVKKPIFGREGANVSIIEANGEISSKNGGEYDESKAIYQEFYEFNKDEKGSNYQAGVFFAYEGCALGYRKGGDILNNTSKFVGHFIKD, from the coding sequence ATGATAAAATTAAAAAAAATACAACCGCTAAATAATGAATTTTTAGAACAAATAGGCTTTACATGGCATACAGATGAAGATAACACATCTTATGTAAGTGATGAAATTATACAGGTTGAGCAATATGAAGCAGAAGCTTACTATGAAGCAACCAATGAGCTTTATGATATGTTTATAAATGCGGCTGAGTATGTAATTGAAAATAATTTATTTCACGAGGTTGGTATTCCTTTTAATCTTGTTGAATTGATAAAACAAAGCTGGGAAAATGATGTTCATTGGCATTTATACGGAAGATTTGATTTAGCTGGTGGTCTTGATGGTAAGCCGATTAAACTTATTGAGTTTAATGCAGATACACCAACCGCTGTTTTTGAGACAGCTATTATCCAATGGGCTATGCTTAAGTTTAATAAAATGGATGAAGATTTACAATTTAATGATTTGTATGCTGGCTTGGTTGAAAATTTCAAAAGATTGGTGACTTTAAGCGAGGATACAAGTGAGTTTGATAAATTTTATGAGGGTTGGAAGATACTTTTTAGCAGTGTAGCTGGAAGTATTGAAGATGAAAATACAACAAAACTTCTTAAAAATGCAGCCACGGAGGCTGGGTTTCAGACAGAATTTGCTTATGTGGATGAGGTTAAATTTAGCGATGAAGATGGTATTTTTAAAGATGATGAAAGTTATGAGTATTGGTTTAAGCTAATTCCTTGGGAGGATATAGCTATACAAGAGGGTGAACTTGCTTTGATACTAAAAAATATTTTACAAAACCAAAAGGCTATTGTTTTAAATCCGGCTTATACTTTGCTATTTCAAAGCAAAGGGATACTTAAAATTTTATGGGATTTATATCCAAATCATCCTTTATTACTTCAAACAAGCGACAAGCCATTAGATGGTAAAAAATGTGTAAAAAAACCTATCTTTGGTAGAGAAGGGGCTAATGTTTCTATTATAGAAGCAAATGGGGAAATAAGCAGTAAAAATGGTGGCGAATACGATGAAAGTAAGGCCATATATCAAGAATTTTATGAGTTTAATAAAGATGAAAAAGGTAGTAACTATCAAGCAGGTGTGTTTTTTGCGTATGAGGGTTGTGCTTTAGGATATAGAAAAGGTGGAGATATTTTAAACAATACATCCAAGTTTGTAGGACATTTCATAAAGGATTGA
- the rpsU gene encoding 30S ribosomal protein S21, with protein sequence MPGIKVHPNESFDEAYRKFKKQVDRNLVVTEVRARRFFEPMTEIRKKQKIAARKKMLKRLYMLRRYESKL encoded by the coding sequence GTGCCAGGAATTAAGGTACATCCTAATGAGTCTTTTGACGAGGCTTACAGGAAATTTAAAAAACAAGTTGACCGTAACCTTGTAGTAACAGAAGTAAGAGCTAGACGTTTTTTTGAACCTATGACAGAAATTCGTAAAAAGCAAAAAATTGCTGCTCGCAAAAAGATGCTTAAGCGTCTTTATATGCTTAGACGTTACGAGTCAAAACTCTAA
- a CDS encoding D-2-hydroxyacid dehydrogenase, producing the protein MKIVCLDTLTLGDVDLSIFNRFGEFITYEKTDASQTIQRLKGADVVITNKVLITKEVIDACDLKLICVSATGTNNIDMEYAKQKQIPVKNVAGYSTNSVAQQTFASILYVLNEVRYYDDYVKDGRWVKSDIFTHLDKSIFELAGKNFGIIGLGEIGRNVAKVASAFGANVSYYSTSGKNSNQEYTKLSLEELLKTCDIVSIHAPLNENTKGLIGEKELELMKDGAIIANFGRGGIVDESALAKVIDSKNIKACIDVLVHEPIESENKLLEVKNKSNLIITPHVAWASFEARKKLISLMVKNIEDFLDGK; encoded by the coding sequence ATGAAAATAGTTTGTCTTGATACACTTACTTTAGGCGATGTTGATTTAAGCATATTTAATCGTTTTGGTGAGTTTATAACTTATGAAAAAACTGATGCTTCTCAGACAATCCAAAGACTAAAAGGGGCAGATGTTGTTATAACAAATAAGGTTTTAATAACAAAAGAGGTTATTGATGCTTGTGATTTAAAACTTATTTGTGTTAGTGCTACAGGCACAAACAATATAGACATGGAGTATGCAAAGCAAAAGCAAATTCCGGTTAAAAATGTTGCTGGATATTCTACAAATAGTGTTGCTCAACAAACATTTGCTTCAATTTTATATGTATTAAATGAAGTAAGATATTATGATGATTATGTTAAAGATGGTAGATGGGTAAAAAGTGATATTTTTACACATTTAGACAAAAGCATATTTGAATTAGCTGGTAAAAATTTTGGAATTATAGGTCTTGGAGAAATCGGCAGAAATGTTGCAAAAGTCGCTTCAGCTTTTGGTGCTAATGTGAGTTATTATTCAACAAGTGGCAAAAACTCAAATCAAGAATATACCAAGCTTAGTCTAGAAGAACTTTTAAAAACTTGCGATATTGTAAGTATTCATGCCCCTTTAAATGAAAATACAAAGGGTTTAATAGGCGAAAAAGAGCTTGAGCTTATGAAAGATGGCGCTATCATAGCAAATTTTGGTAGAGGCGGTATTGTTGATGAGAGTGCTTTGGCGAAAGTTATAGACAGTAAGAATATAAAAGCTTGCATTGATGTTTTGGTGCATGAACCCATAGAATCAGAAAATAAGCTTTTAGAAGTAAAAAATAAATCAAATTTAATAATAACACCTCATGTGGCTTGGGCTAGTTTTGAAGCTAGAAAAAAACTAATAAGCTTGATGGTTAAAAATATAGAGGATTTTTTAGATGGCAAGTGA
- the fusA gene encoding elongation factor G yields the protein MSNRKTPLHMVRNIGIAAHIDAGKTTTSERILYFTGMSHKIGEVHDGAATMDWMEQEKERGITITSAATTCFWKEHQINLIDTPGHVDFTIEVERSMRVLDGAVAVFCAVGGVQPQSETVWRQANKYRVPRMVFVNKMDRTGANFFNVEQQIKDRLKANPVPIQIPIGSEDNFKGVVDLVTMKTLVWEDENKPTTFVEKEIPAELKEKAEEYRAKMVESIAETDDALMEKFFGGEELTTDEIKKGLKAGCLSMAIIPMLCGTAFKNKGVQPLLDAVVEYLPAPDEVAAIKGEYEDGTEVVVDSTDDGEFAGLAFKIMTDPFVGQLTFVRVYRGSLESGSYAYNPVKGKKERIGRLLKMHSNKREEISVLHAGEIGAVVGLKDTLTGDTLSSDKDHVILERMDFPDPVISVAVEPKTKADQEKMAIALQKLAQEDPSFRVGTDEESGQTIISGMGELHLEIIVDRMLREFKVDAEVGQPQVAYRETIRKTVEQEYKYAKQSGGRGQYGHVFLRLEPLEPGSGYEFVNDIKGGVVPKEYIPAVDKGCQEALQNGVLAGYPVEDVKVTLFDGSYHEVDSSEMAFKLAASMGFKEGARKAGAVILEPMMKVEVETPEEYMGDVIGDLNKRRGQINSMDDRSGNKIVTAFCPLAAMFGYSTDLRSQTQGRATYSMEFDHYEEVPKNVSDEIIKKRNG from the coding sequence ATGTCAAACAGAAAAACACCATTACATATGGTTAGAAACATTGGTATTGCCGCACACATAGATGCTGGTAAAACAACAACTAGTGAGAGAATTTTATACTTTACAGGTATGAGTCATAAAATAGGTGAAGTTCATGATGGTGCTGCAACAATGGACTGGATGGAGCAAGAAAAAGAAAGAGGTATAACAATTACTTCAGCTGCTACAACTTGTTTTTGGAAAGAACACCAAATTAACCTAATCGACACTCCGGGACACGTTGATTTTACTATTGAAGTTGAGCGTTCTATGCGTGTTCTAGATGGTGCTGTTGCTGTTTTTTGTGCTGTTGGTGGGGTTCAACCTCAATCTGAAACAGTTTGGAGACAAGCAAACAAATACCGTGTTCCAAGAATGGTTTTTGTAAACAAAATGGATAGAACTGGTGCTAACTTTTTTAATGTTGAGCAACAAATAAAAGACAGACTAAAAGCAAATCCTGTGCCTATACAAATTCCTATAGGTTCTGAAGATAACTTCAAAGGTGTAGTTGATTTGGTTACTATGAAAACTCTTGTTTGGGAAGATGAAAATAAACCAACTACATTTGTAGAAAAAGAAATTCCAGCGGAACTAAAAGAAAAAGCAGAAGAGTATAGAGCAAAAATGGTAGAATCTATCGCTGAAACAGATGATGCTTTAATGGAAAAATTCTTTGGTGGTGAAGAGCTAACAACAGATGAAATCAAAAAAGGTTTAAAAGCTGGTTGTCTTTCTATGGCAATCATACCTATGCTTTGTGGAACAGCATTTAAAAACAAAGGCGTTCAACCACTACTTGATGCTGTTGTTGAATATCTACCTGCCCCTGATGAAGTTGCTGCAATAAAAGGCGAGTATGAAGATGGCACAGAGGTTGTGGTTGATTCTACAGATGATGGCGAGTTTGCAGGTCTTGCATTCAAAATCATGACAGATCCATTTGTTGGACAACTTACATTCGTTCGTGTGTATCGTGGTAGTTTGGAGAGCGGAAGCTATGCCTACAACCCAGTAAAAGGTAAAAAAGAAAGAATTGGCCGTTTACTTAAAATGCACTCAAACAAAAGAGAAGAAATTAGTGTTTTACATGCAGGTGAGATAGGCGCTGTAGTTGGACTAAAAGATACACTAACAGGTGATACACTATCAAGCGATAAAGATCATGTTATCCTTGAAAGAATGGATTTCCCAGATCCAGTTATTAGCGTTGCTGTTGAACCTAAAACAAAAGCTGACCAAGAAAAAATGGCCATTGCTTTACAGAAACTTGCACAAGAAGATCCAAGCTTTAGAGTTGGAACAGATGAAGAAAGCGGACAGACTATTATTTCAGGTATGGGCGAGCTTCACCTTGAAATTATTGTTGATCGTATGCTTAGAGAATTTAAAGTTGATGCTGAAGTAGGACAACCACAAGTTGCTTACAGAGAAACTATAAGAAAAACAGTTGAGCAAGAATACAAATATGCAAAACAATCTGGTGGTCGTGGTCAGTATGGACACGTATTCTTACGTCTTGAGCCTTTAGAGCCAGGAAGTGGATATGAATTTGTTAATGATATCAAGGGTGGTGTTGTTCCTAAAGAATACATACCTGCAGTAGACAAAGGTTGTCAAGAAGCTTTACAAAACGGTGTTTTAGCGGGATACCCTGTTGAAGATGTAAAAGTTACATTATTTGATGGAAGCTACCACGAAGTTGATAGTTCTGAGATGGCATTTAAATTAGCTGCATCTATGGGATTTAAGGAAGGTGCTAGAAAAGCTGGCGCTGTAATACTTGAGCCTATGATGAAAGTTGAAGTTGAGACTCCGGAAGAGTATATGGGTGATGTTATAGGCGATCTTAATAAACGCCGTGGACAAATCAACTCTATGGATGACAGAAGTGGAAACAAAATAGTAAC
- a CDS encoding YajQ family cyclic di-GMP-binding protein — translation MASEHSFDVSAEVNLMEVKNAIEIAKKELASRYDFKGITAEIELNEKDKIITLTSTSDNKLDALKDIVVSKLIKRNIPPVALSEQKREPASGANMRALLKLNDTLDGDNAKKITKAIKELKLKVNATIRGEEVRIVGKSIDDLQECIKAIKALNLELPISFKNLK, via the coding sequence ATGGCAAGTGAACATAGCTTTGATGTAAGTGCAGAAGTAAATTTAATGGAAGTTAAAAATGCTATTGAGATAGCTAAAAAAGAGCTTGCGAGTAGATATGATTTTAAGGGTATTACCGCAGAAATAGAGTTAAATGAAAAAGATAAAATCATAACATTAACTTCCACAAGTGATAATAAGCTAGATGCTTTAAAAGATATAGTTGTTTCAAAACTCATAAAGCGAAACATACCACCAGTGGCACTTAGTGAACAAAAAAGAGAGCCAGCAAGTGGTGCAAATATGAGAGCTTTGCTTAAATTAAATGATACCTTAGATGGCGATAATGCAAAGAAAATTACAAAAGCTATCAAGGAATTAAAGCTTAAAGTTAATGCAACAATTAGAGGAGAAGAGGTAAGGATAGTTGGAAAAAGCATAGATGATTTACAAGAGTGTATAAAAGCGATAAAGGCATTGAATTTAGAATTGCCTATTAGCTTTAAAAATTTAAAATAA
- the ccoG gene encoding cytochrome c oxidase accessory protein CcoG, with translation MYAKKRYLSFFIITCIAMFLPFFKVNDNHLFLLNFDQKELNLFFIKFDMQELYLMPFVFIILFLFIFFMTTLGGRVWCGWSCPQTIFRTFYRDLLQTKLLKIRKNVKNKQQDTQNGIKSIVAIVIWTCVSFIIACNFMLYFIPSDYFLDYLLNPSEHKVLIGILAIITSWLVFDIAFLAEKFCIYICPYARIQSVMFDNDTMQVIYNEKRGGKIFDGAVKLWKKPPNEIDECTGCESCVKICPTHIDIRRGMQLDCINCLECIDACSSVMQKLGKTSLITWTSQNATQNNTKVKFARFRTIAYCVVLTIACVVLFLMSGKKENMLLNINRTSELYKIVDNNIVENYYVFLFQNTDKKDHSYFFDTNNTNIKILSPKKPFGIKAGYKKKIIVTLASENLNQNSTKDIPTKIKIKAFADDSKDLINVDRDTIFVYPKKIR, from the coding sequence ATGTATGCAAAAAAAAGGTATTTGAGTTTTTTTATAATTACCTGTATAGCCATGTTTTTACCGTTTTTTAAGGTAAACGATAACCACTTATTTTTATTAAATTTTGATCAAAAAGAGCTTAATCTATTTTTTATCAAGTTTGATATGCAAGAACTATATTTAATGCCTTTTGTTTTTATAATACTATTTTTATTTATATTTTTTATGACAACACTTGGTGGTAGAGTATGGTGTGGCTGGAGTTGTCCACAAACCATTTTTAGAACATTTTATAGAGATTTATTACAGACCAAACTTCTAAAAATCAGAAAAAATGTAAAAAACAAGCAACAGGATACGCAAAACGGAATCAAGAGCATTGTGGCTATTGTTATTTGGACTTGTGTTTCATTTATCATAGCCTGTAATTTTATGTTGTATTTTATACCTAGTGACTATTTTCTTGATTACTTATTAAATCCATCCGAACATAAAGTTTTAATTGGAATTTTAGCAATCATAACATCATGGCTTGTATTTGACATCGCTTTCTTGGCTGAAAAATTTTGTATTTACATATGTCCTTATGCAAGGATACAATCTGTCATGTTTGACAACGATACAATGCAAGTTATATATAATGAAAAACGTGGCGGAAAGATATTTGACGGAGCAGTAAAACTATGGAAAAAACCTCCAAATGAGATTGATGAATGCACTGGCTGTGAATCTTGTGTAAAGATATGCCCTACGCACATAGACATAAGAAGAGGTATGCAACTTGATTGTATAAACTGCTTAGAATGTATAGATGCCTGTTCTTCGGTTATGCAAAAACTAGGGAAAACATCTTTAATAACATGGACAAGTCAAAATGCAACTCAAAACAATACAAAAGTAAAATTTGCTCGCTTTAGAACTATCGCTTACTGCGTTGTTTTAACAATAGCTTGTGTTGTTTTATTTTTAATGAGCGGAAAAAAAGAAAACATGCTTTTAAATATAAATAGGACAAGCGAACTTTATAAGATTGTAGATAATAATATCGTAGAAAATTACTATGTATTTTTATTTCAAAATACAGACAAAAAAGACCACTCATACTTTTTTGACACAAACAACACAAATATCAAAATTCTATCTCCAAAAAAACCATTTGGCATAAAGGCTGGTTACAAGAAAAAGATTATTGTTACATTAGCATCGGAAAATTTAAATCAAAATTCAACAAAAGACATTCCTACAAAGATAAAAATAAAGGCATTTGCAGATGACAGCAAAGACTTGATAAATGTAGATAGAGATACGATATTTGTTTATCCTAAAAAAATACGGTAA
- a CDS encoding DNA-binding protein: MQKMLVSEAADFLNITKEAVYNRIRRGSLKSIEENGHKFVLFGIDNDSDLNKKEDKKTTKTTKNTKKQNAKDSDFVEFLLNELAELKEKNTLLQQDKEELFRQKEQMLIEGKKELISIYKDRDEKLMQFLNAMQKPLLQHKQSDGYDIEEDKESVIDAQVDEISDKKYISLDDYLDQLNLSSVKIKKIEKKIIKQINKSKFVKFKNGLVLVRKNKTIKQILGEI; encoded by the coding sequence ATGCAAAAAATGCTAGTAAGCGAGGCTGCAGATTTTTTAAACATCACAAAAGAAGCAGTTTATAATAGAATACGAAGAGGCTCTTTAAAATCAATTGAAGAAAATGGGCATAAATTTGTTTTATTCGGCATAGACAATGATTCGGATTTAAATAAAAAAGAAGATAAAAAAACTACTAAAACCACCAAAAATACAAAAAAACAAAATGCAAAAGATAGTGATTTTGTAGAGTTTTTATTAAATGAGCTAGCAGAATTAAAAGAGAAAAATACTTTGTTGCAACAAGACAAGGAAGAGCTGTTTAGACAAAAAGAACAAATGCTTATAGAAGGTAAAAAAGAACTCATCTCTATATATAAAGATAGAGATGAAAAGCTCATGCAATTTTTAAATGCTATGCAAAAACCGCTTTTACAACATAAACAAAGTGATGGTTATGATATTGAAGAAGACAAAGAATCTGTAATAGATGCACAAGTAGATGAGATAAGTGATAAAAAATACATAAGCTTGGATGATTATTTAGACCAATTAAATTTAAGTTCTGTAAAAATTAAAAAAATAGAAAAAAAGATTATAAAACAAATAAATAAAAGTAAGTTTGTAAAGTTTAAAAATGGATTGGTTCTTGTTAGGAAAAATAAAACAATCAAGCAGATATTAGGAGAAATATGA
- a CDS encoding UPF0323 family lipoprotein — protein sequence MKHIKKIATYAAIGGFGALVMAGLSGCGNDNSFEQSSKSQVQKGAFVVIEETAPGKYKVREEYPSSETRVVLKSLDGSERVLTKEEMDDLVARENAKIDNGTSNLTNPDAQVSNGGAGLGEILLSSAAGAIIGSWIGNKLFGNQNFQNQRQTAYKSPSAYSRSADSFKKAKATSSRAGSGKSGFFGGGSKSSGSKQSFGG from the coding sequence ATGAAACACATAAAAAAGATAGCAACTTATGCAGCGATTGGTGGTTTTGGAGCTTTGGTTATGGCTGGACTTAGTGGTTGTGGAAATGACAATAGCTTTGAACAATCATCAAAGTCCCAAGTTCAAAAGGGCGCTTTTGTGGTTATAGAAGAGACTGCTCCAGGAAAGTATAAGGTGAGAGAAGAGTATCCTAGTAGCGAAACAAGAGTTGTTTTAAAATCTCTTGATGGTAGCGAAAGAGTTCTTACAAAAGAAGAGATGGATGATCTTGTAGCAAGAGAAAATGCAAAAATTGATAATGGAACTTCAAACTTAACAAATCCAGATGCGCAGGTTTCAAATGGTGGAGCAGGCCTTGGTGAGATATTGCTTAGCTCGGCAGCCGGTGCTATTATCGGTAGCTGGATAGGAAATAAGCTTTTTGGAAATCAAAATTTTCAAAACCAAAGACAAACAGCATATAAAAGCCCTAGTGCTTATTCAAGAAGTGCTGATAGCTTTAAAAAAGCAAAAGCAACTTCTTCAAGAGCTGGTAGCGGAAAGAGTGGATTTTTTGGCGGTGGAAGTAAATCAAGTGGTTCAAAGCAAAGTTTTGGAGGGTGA